In Pseudoxanthomonas sp. SE1, the genomic stretch GCAGCAGACCGGCACGCGGGTCCGTCGCCAATGGCATCTGCGCCTGCATCTTGTGCGGCAACCACGTGTCGTCCGCATCCAGGAACGCCACCCACGCAGCCGAGGTCGCGCGCACGCCTGCATTGCGCGCGCTGGCAGGCCCACCATTGGGCTGTCGCAGCAGGTCGACGACGCCGCCATAGCCCGCCACGATGCGCGCCACCTCCTCGCCATCCGGGGAGCCATCGTCCACCACCACGATCTGGCGTGGCGGCAAGGTCTGCGCCACCACGCTGTCCAGCGCGCGCGCCAGCGTGCCGGCGGCCTGGTAGGCCGGGATCACCACGGCGTAGTCCGGAACCGTCACGGGGGAAGACGATGCCATGCTCACGCCAGCCTTGAGACGGGACGTCGCTTGAGCAGCGCGTGCGCGATGTAGTGCAGCATGCACCACGCCGACCGCGGCCACGGCAGACTCTCGATGTCGCGGTAGATCCGCCACTGCCAACCGGCGGCGCGCAACTTGTTCGACGACACCGAACCTTCGCGGACGAGGTAGTACGCCAGCGGCCGCTCATCCGGCACGCGTTCGGCATGGCCGGCGCGGCGCACGCGATCCAGCCAGAACACGTAGTCCTCATGCCCCATCTTCTGGAACGCCACCTCGCCCAGTGAGCGTTCGTAGATGCCGGTCAGGTTGCCGATGCGGTTGCTGTAGAGCATGCCGGCATAGTCCACGCGCGCCGGGGGCAGCACGGTCGCCAACGGCCT encodes the following:
- a CDS encoding glycosyltransferase family 2 protein, with amino-acid sequence MDAPTVSVVMPVYNAEATMRRSIDSVLQQSHANLELILVNDGSRDGSPAIMDEYAARDPRVVAIHQANGGVAAARNRGLQAARGSHVAFLDSDDWWTHDKLALQLEHMQRTGARVCYTAYQRVGEDGRPLATVLPPARVDYAGMLYSNRIGNLTGIYERSLGEVAFQKMGHEDYVFWLDRVRRAGHAERVPDERPLAYYLVREGSVSSNKLRAAGWQWRIYRDIESLPWPRSAWCMLHYIAHALLKRRPVSRLA